The following proteins are co-located in the Enoplosus armatus isolate fEnoArm2 chromosome 8, fEnoArm2.hap1, whole genome shotgun sequence genome:
- the haus7 gene encoding HAUS augmin-like complex subunit 7: protein MAGALKDKHLERHIYTALQAASCPLVEGLYLQEADTMLQLLCAPSQHRTDILAWICSSINPNFANSKAMSMRSKDPDVLIKEMAVLGQELMLCRADDLDLIRGDTSPHRQLQFLEQLLALVPACEKSDGHRMNPEMLLNELFAAENLPHLTQMLKPTLNPWPAHIKALNKGTKPSHKPSREDAADIDALLQRTQSALEQLQSECEFLNNEQTPDVFSPSSLRVAASDLQQLMATFSHVYETDLRAYCSRDPPSFSTETDVFQRIHQLLLACITELEMLNEVSEASVSMNEDVNQLQTQPRYWSQGEKRTLPDQLEELTRQLRDFSSLLASRMSCSARTPAKTFKPSE from the exons ATGGCGGGTGCCTTGAAAGATAAACATCTTGAACGACATATTTATACTGCATTGCAG GCTGCGTCCTGTCCCTTGGTGGAAGGTCTGTACCTGCAGGAAGCAGACAccatgctgcagctgctgtgtgctCCCTCTCAGCACCGCACTGACATACTGGCATGGATCTGCAGCAG TATCAACCCAAACTTTGCCAATTCCAAGGCGATGTCAATGAGATCCAAAGACCCAGATGTTTTGATTAAAG AAATGGCTGTGCTTGGGCAGGAGCTGATGCTGTGCAGAGCAGATGACCTGGACTTGATCAGA GGTGATACAAGTCCCCACAGGCAGCTTCAGTTCCTGGAGCAGCTTTTAGCTCTAGTCCCCGCCTGCGAGAAGTCTGATGGGCACAGAATGAATCCAGAGATGCTACTGAATGAGCTCTTCGCTGCTGAGAATCTGCCGCACCTCACACAAATGCTCAAACCCACGCTAAACCCCTGGCCTGCACACATCAA GGCTTTAAACAAGGGCACCAAGCCATCTCATAAGCCAAGTAGAGAAGATGCTGCTGATATTGATGCCCTTCTACAGCGGACTCAGTCAGCTCTGGAGCAGCTACAGTCAGAG TGTGAATTCCTGAACAATGAACAGACTCCTGACGTCTTCTCTCCGAGCTCATTGCGTGTGGCGGCGTCTGACCTCCAGCAGCTGATGGCTACTTTCAGCCACGTTTACGAAACAGACTTGAGAGCTTATTGCAGCAGAGATCCCCCCAGCTTCAGCACAGAGACCGACGTCTTCCAGAGAATACACCAACTACTGCTGGCCTGCATCACG GAGTTAGAGATGCTAAATGAAGTATCAGAAGCTTCTGTGTCCATGAATGAGGACGTAAACCAGCTCCAAACACAGCCTCGCTACTGGAGCCAAGGAGAGAAGCGCACGTTAC CGGACCAATTGGAGGAACTCACCAGACAACTTAGAGACTTTTCCTCCCTGCTGGCATCTCGTATGTCATGCAGTGCACGGACACCGGCCAAAACCTTCAAACCATCAGAGTGA
- the mrpl49 gene encoding large ribosomal subunit protein mL49, which yields MAACFTLQSTVLRRTLRGAFSLHSRTAGPPAAAVGLRFVCNAAPEERKTVILESTDEYKFVERLIPPSRVPAPPKHAGPTPSGWNPPADSPPPLPYMIRRSRMHNIPVYTDFTHGSRRTTLVRKVEGDIWALEKDVKQYLREVTGRELPTQVNEVTMTLKVKGYFDKELKEWLTSKGF from the coding sequence ATGGCGGCCTGCTTCACCCTTCAGTCCACCGTGCTCCGCAGGACGCTGCGAGGAGCTTTCAGCCTGCACAGCCGGACGGCGGGGCCCCCTGCCGCCGCTGTCGGGCTCAGGTTTGTTTGTAACGCTGCTCCAGAAGAACGGAAGACGGTAATATTAGAGTCTACTGATGAATACAAGTTCGTAGAGCGGCTCATCCCACCGTCACGGGTCCCCGCTCCGCCTAAACACGCCGGTCCTACCCCGTCCGGCTGGAACCCTCCGGCAGATTCACCGCCTCCTCTGCCGTACATGATCCGCCGCTCCCGCATGCACAACATCCCGGTTTACACCGACTTCACCCACGGCAGCCGCAGGACGACGCTCGTACGAAAAGTGGAGGGGGACATTTGGGCTCTGGAGAAGGACGTGAAGCAGTACCTGCGGGAGGTGACGGGGAGAGAGCTGCCCACACAGGTCAACGAGGTCACCATGACCctgaaggtcaaaggttacTTCGATAAGGAGCTAAAGGAATGGTTGACCAGCAAAGGCTTCTGA
- the LOC139289004 gene encoding ninjurin-1: MDTDHRRNGEDVALNKLGDIEAATVPSGKVYRRININHYATKKTAAQSMLDVALLMANSSQLKTVLYVGPHYRFYIPLIVLLSLSITLQVIVGLLLVFIVKYDLNDVRKHSKLNAMNNVATVFVFFTVLINIFITALGFEGHAVRSFVAPDMSISAPHLSPLPNDFNMTGGF, encoded by the exons ATGGACACAGATCACAGACGGAACGGAGAGGACGTAGCTCTGAATAAACTGGGCGACATAGAG GCGGCGACGGTCCCCTCTGGAAAAGTGTATCGCCGCATCAACATAAATCACTACGCCACTAAGAAGACAGCGGCTCAGAGCATGCTGGACGTTGCCTTGCTGATGGCCAACTCGTCCCAGCTGAAGACCGTTCTCTATGTGGGGCCTCATTACCGTTTCTACATCCCCCTCATTGTCCTGCTGTCTCTGTCCATCACCTTACAGGTCATAGTGGGGCTGCTGCTCGTCTTTATTG TGAAGTACGACCTGAACGACGTCAGGAAACACAGCAAATTGAACGCGATGAACAACGTGGCGACcgtctttgtcttcttcaccGTCCTCataaacatcttcatcacagcGCTGGGATTTGAGGGACATGCTGTCAG GTCATTTGTAGCACCTGACATGTCAATATCAGCACCTCACCTTTCCCCTCTGCCCAACGACTTTAACATGACTGGTGGCTTTTAG
- the emd gene encoding emerin (Emery-Dreifuss muscular dystrophy), whose protein sequence is MSLSGKSDEEIGKLLAVYGIKHGPIVDSTRGLYEKKLEKAMKSDTAVRPSPDKTFYREEEEEITYITYRSPVRHEVHGEMLKRRGNVETDEDEESDQDTEPPVQITNRTANHSAVRSREPVKKSGGCMWKVIRLLLLVAVLAAVVYYAYCHVTNNEGNPGIQ, encoded by the exons ATGTCTTTGAGTGGGAAAAGTGATGAGGAGATCGGCAAGTTGCTTGCTGTGTATGGCATCAAACATGGGCCCATAGTCG ACTCTACTCGAGGGCTGTATGAGAAGAAGCTTGAAAAGGCCATGAAGAGCGACACTGCAGTGAGACCCTCTCCTGATAAGACCTTCTACAGAGAGGAAG aggaggaaattACCTACATCACATACCGCAGTCCG GTCAGACATGAGGTTCACGGGGAAAT GCTGAAACGAAGAGGCAACGTTGAGACAGATGAAGACGAGGAATCAGACCAAGACACAGA ACCCCCTGTCCAGATCACTAACagaacagccaatcacagcgcaGTACGATCCAGAGAGCCGGTCAAAAAGTCCGGAGGCTGCATGTGGAAGGTGAttcggctgctgctgctggtagcGGTGTTAGCAGCTGTCGTCTACTACGCCTACTGCCATGTGACAAACAATGAAGGCAATCCTGGGATTCAATGA